tggtcgagttttcgcgaaaatctctcctcccttGCTCtccttcaaacccgcggcctccTTGGTGCAAATGGGGGATATTTTTGAacttttgagctatttataggcaggcgaaatcgcgggaaaatgaaaatttcgcgattccgatttttgcagcacgttcaccgaggaattctaagagagattctggcgtcagatttccagaactcaaaacaaatctctaacttttgggaaaaacgatatctaaaatcccaaaaccggtgtaagttaatctgtcccgaaaaactactttttgctgtgatgctcaaacgacaaaacttcctactgaagaaagattggaaatgtcgaaacaaatctagcaaagcggacggaaacttcgttagaagtcccgaatagaaaaaagtcttcatccatcgctcgagactaaggttttgaagcaaagaaattagcgtcgtcggacttccgaaaagtgaatactatcgtgcgtacaatccagagttccgaaatgaaacgctggtcgaaggaaaaataaagagaatctttaaattttccaaggattcgaaatctcacttaaaacgtcgctctaaagcgaaattagcctattctggacacgctcgccataaagcaggtgtgcagacaactcgcactaattcctacagcgactacgcaacattcctcaagcaatacctgaactttcttcttcattgatctttctgaaatatcaaactcctgtcacgcttacactgattctacgcgtgagtcggaaattaacttgttctgaaaatccaggtcttacactctCCACTTCGTCTTCTACCGTCATCGTTCTCTCCGCTTCTTCAGCACCTTCATCCTTCTCATCATCCATTCAGACTGCGTTTTCTCCCACTACAGTTGAAACGACGGTCTCATGGCTCCGCCTACTCAGATCAACCATCTCCTAACCGAGTCACAGATCAATGGCATCCAAGCCATATTGTTTCTCATCTTTTTTTCCTTCAAACTCTCCTCTCCTCAATCCTCATCTTTTTGAGGGAAAAGCTATAGGGATTGGAGACAGAGCCTGAATCGGAGAGATTGGGGGTTTCTTCAAACACTGGAAGTGTCTTAATTTAGTGTTTGTCTTAGTTGATTATTCAATTGTTTCTTTGTTATACTATTTTGTTATGTTATTTACTGGTGATATTGAAATGTTTGGTTTTTCTTACCATGAAGTATTTTATCTTTGAACATGTTGTAGAAAGTGAGGACGAAGACAATAAGTGGTTCTCCCTCTGGATGTCTCTCAGTGGCGTTTGTTCCCTAATTTTCATCTTCACAAGCGGCTAGGTCTTCCATATCTTCACTCTGGCTGACGTTATGCCCTCATTGCCATCTCAGGTATCTTCAAGCTATAtttagttttttagttttttcatttttcaatttttttaggtGATTGATTAGTTAGCTGATAAGCTGTTGAGTTGATTATTTGATTAGTTGTCACATTAGTTGTTGAAAAATTTCATCCTTTCAAACCGTGAAATTATTCACCTTTAGTTTCTTCCTTTTAAGGCTTCGTTTGGATTGGCCGAAGGGGATGGAGTGAGATGGAATGGAGGGGATGGAGGAAGAGGTCCCTTGTTTGgattatttaaaaattgatgGAATGAGATGGAACCCAATGGCACACATTCCATCATATACCACCCAATTCCATCATTTTTGTTCCCCCCAAATTTCGGAGGAATGGGATGGAGCAAGAAACCACAGACttgataaaattataaaaagacCAAATTAGCCTTACCCATTCCCAGGTTCGGTTTGAGGAAAAGCCCAGTATCtgtgttgtaagatcaagatttgatcatgtagtacaactctatgttttgatgattacatgttaactattgtgtatgaacaattatggtactctaacgttgttttctgagtgtttatgtgacaggctctgactctggtcaattctcacactaatcagaagcactatgcccaAACAGTAAActatgcaacgctttcgcactcactatgttcttttgaacagtagtatattgcttcagaagttctgaagtctACAAGCTCTGACATGGATTCaaatcacttgaagttctgaagaccagaagttctgaaggtccagaagctctgaagatccagagctctgaaggatcagacgttctgaaggtctagaagctgagaagtgaagactctgaagtccaagagtaagatGGCTCTGACGACCAAGTACTTTCtactctgaggtccagaagcataagttacgaaggtcagaggatccaagcttccctctgactctgatcaccaagcttcacaagttccaacatgaagcgtcgctctgatcagaagtcaactaggataaagttcatgtcactatccaaagtacaaaagcaattgtactatcctgacgaccttacctaagacgttcagccatagcagaatctGGAAGATTACAGATTTGCCCTCCAATGGTAGCAATCCATGCAACAGATACAACCCTAATctttggagtatataaagaggctgaagattgaaagatgccgcctaagaaacctTGTTAaagctcaagcaatattttcatattctcttagcaatctttcttcaaaccgatcttattgtgtttaccttagctttctgagaagcatttgattgtaaaccTAAACGttcaaacagttagtttgtttttccttaagtgACCAAGCTTGGtcagtatccttgagaagactaagagagtgaatcttagtgtttactagttcattgtattgttagtcactgagcaggttgctagtgcagttcactactagaaaaactagttttcacatcggatatttttgagttttaacatcggtttttatccgaagtaaacaatgttgatgtggtatctcctaaccttttcacatcgggtttataaccgatgtgaaaggtatacctttcacatcggttaagtcaaccaactgatgtgaaatgtacacttttcacatcggttcagtcagccaaccgatgtgaaaagtgtacatttcacatcggttcagccagccaaccgatgtgaaaagtaaacatttcacatcggttgagtaagccaaccgatgtgaaaattgtacatttcacatcggttcagtcagccaaccgatgtgaaaggtacacttttcacatcggttagacaaaaaaccgatgtgaaaagtcggTTAGACTAAAAACGGATGTAAATGctcaaccatttttttttttttacacaaatttgacctgaatatacatatttttttaatgaaaatttattaaaataaaaagagatcttgagaacacactctctcaagtgagttaaACATCCAAGGTCCCAGCAAATAAAAAAACCATAATAGCCTAAAAAGAACTAGAACAATTCAGCAATTCTAGTTCTTTAAATGTAGTTAAACAGCAACAACTCATGAAATTAGGAAAAAATAGTTAAACAACAACACAGCAACAATTCGGCAAAACAACAACAGTTCAGCAAATTAATGCCCCAAGCAGGAAAGCCACCAGCACCATAAGCATAAATTAGGCTGCAACCTTGCCTACAAATGAATAGATTTTTATACACTGAATATATATCAAAACAGTACATATTACAGCCAGTGTTAAGTATTATAAACAGCAACATCAAGACGCAACCATAATTTACACTACACTTACTTTGGGATGAAGCCATTGAGTCTTTTTTTTATTACCCTCAGCCAATTGATAAACCGCCATAGctctatataaaaaacaatCATCGAAGTAAGTTATACATTTTAGTGTAAAAGGACATAATAATATAGCGCCATAGCTCCACCAGGGGGATTACACAATGGACTCTGGCATTCCCCCACTGTTCTGTTGTTCTCCAATATTTTTCCGGCATTAATTAACTTCACATCTTTTACAGTTTTTGGGCCATACTCCTTGTCTTCAAAACAGAAACACAATCTTACATCTCATATATTGCTAAAATGTATGGCAAAATGTTTAGAGTGAGACCTCATAATATATTGAACCAAATTACACAAACATTTAAATGCATGGCTGTAAATATACTAGTATGTGAACACATATGATAAGGTCCATGAAAGGCATATGACATGGACACTTAGCTGCAAATAATACTCTAGAGAAACTAATAAGGAATAAAAACCGGTAAACTaccttaatttttcaaaattcattTATGGATTTGAGAAAGTAATGTCATGTGGTAAGTGCACCAACACTTAGAAGGCATCAATCTTGAACCTCTCAAGGAGGAACAGGCAGACAACATGGtataaaagagaagaaatatAAGTTTAGCTAACTACTTTTTAAGAGAGATATCTGATCTAACACATGTATTCTCCACAGGAGTCAATTCTGCTCGAGCCATGAACATCTACATCCTTGTGAGGCTCTCTAAGCAGAGTTTTTTTCATACATAAGACTTGAACCCGACACCTTGCTCAAGGGGAATCaagcatgtaccacttgaaccaacaACTACCATTGGTTCAAAATATGACCTAATCAATTCAATTGGATCCTATAATATTAACACAAACACATCTTCTCTACTTTGCTTCACTTGCTACATTTCAGATCTTGTCAGCTTAGACTTTTTATACAATTTGTGAATCCCTAAAGAGTGCCTTTTTATGATGAAAATGTCTTTCTATTAATGCAAAGCCTACTCAATTTCTCTATGAAAGAAGGGAGCTAACTAAACTATGGTACAACACAAAGACATGCTCAAGTCTCAACACTTATGCACAAGAATCTGCAGGACATTATATCTCTGACACACTTAAAAGTCACAAGATTACATTAAATGAAAATTCTGTCTGTCTTTGATATAGCCAGCATACTGTTCATTCATTGCTCTCAATTCTGATCACAAGAATGAACTACATCCCTAGTGCATTATCACAAGCATGATCTGCAACCATATACTCAAATCAAGTCAATCATGACTTCTTCTATCTCAATATATCCCTTCTATATGTCAATACATCCACATAATGGTCCTTTACCTCCATGTGATTCACTCCACCCAACCACCAATCTTTCATAATTTGCAGCACAACGTTCACGAGTCATGATAAACGGGAAAACATAACACTTCCTCACATTGAGATATCTTAGTATTCATAGGAAGAGCAAAAAGATAtgcaaaaaattaaagaaagacAGCAAAAGCTAACCTTTCGGCCATTGAGCAAGAATACTTTCTTTCAGTGCTGCAATTCTAGTAGCAGCAGCAAAACTTTTGGGGCCAATATCCGACCCGTCACTCAATCGAAACTTGATCTCTAGTTGATCTTGGCTCTCCGCCATACTCAGCCGAATAAAGGAACCCGTTAAGTTTAGATATTGGTCGGCTTCAGTTAAACCTCAGAGCTCAAACTAAGAGTGGATCACTTCAGTTGAGTTTCAATCATGAATAGAAGGAATCAAATCAATGCATAACGCTCGAGTATTCTGCAAAATTTGATGCAAACAAAAAAGCTTGAGTCCTCCCAGTCACACTCTGTCCCTAAATAAAACAACATACAAAATCTGAAATAGTATAGTCCCAAACTAAGGAAACTACGAAAAGAGATGAAATGTTTTGATTAGAAAACCTGGCATAAGAAAATGAATGAGGATATTGAGAATTAAAAAGCTTGGTCTATCAGAATAAAATGATTGAAATCCAACAAGTAATTCACAAAAGGAAACACCATGATCCATGACAAATTCAACACACCAACAAAGGAATCTTACACAGCTACAACAAAAACCAATCCAATACTCAAATGGACATGCATTAAATCACAAGTTTATCTTGAATTCCCAACTGGGTCACCTTCAAAGCCAGTAAAAAAAGTTtataaattagaaaaaataacACGCCTTGACTGCTTCTTTGAGCTGGTTCAATCACTGATCTGGGTGCCAATTGTGTCAATCAGAAAATGAAGTGAGTGATGTATTCTTCTTTTTCCAATAATTGATATCTCATCAGAGTCAATGAAAGGGGTAGGAAGCACTTAGCAGAGTGTTTCAGAGTTTTCAAAGACTCACAAAATCTATGGTGAATGATTCCATGTTTTCCATGTAATGAAATAGAAGGGGAATAGAACATGTTCTTCTCATCTCATCACAGCCCAAAAGGGTCAACTTTTTGGTGTCAGCAAGTGCATGTCTATGTCACCCCCACCCACATTCTTAACATCTCCGACATTACCATCCTACATTCCTACCGTTTCATCTGTAACCAGGTCACCGTTCACCTCACATGAACACTGCAAACTTCAAAACCCATATCAAACAATATGCTCCAATCCATGAAACAAAGAACAAGAAAGCAACGCACCTTAACGCAAGGAATCAAAGTGGACCACAGAGCTGCACGAGCGACGACGAGCGACTGCGGAACAACGGCGAGactgagagagaatgagagtgaggtGAACGGTGAGCTAGCGACGGCGAACAACGGCGAAACAGGACCTGCACAACGCACGAGCGACGGCAAGCGACGGCGAGCGACGGCGAGCAACAGCGAAAGAGGAGCAAGAGCGTAGGCGACTTAGGTTTTCAACGGTGAAAGAGGAAGAAAGCTTTGAACGAATACTAATCTTTGTATCCcgtgtaaaaattaaaaaaagagtgATCTTTCACAACGGTTATAataaaaccgatgtgaaaactaaaaaactgagacttttcacatcggttataatataaccgatgtgaaaactaaagaaaagatggACTTTTTACATCGCTTATATTATAACCGATGTAAAAAGtacttcattaaaatttcaaaaatgccaccgcATTTAGCTTTCACATCGCTTATTCTAACAACCGTTGTAAAAAGTGTTTCctaattacttttcacatcagacatatttccaactgatgtgaaaactatcataaaagttcactataatttcaatattgccaccgcgttatcttttacatcaggtaattgattaaccgatgtgaaaaccctgatgtgaaaagtctttttTCTAGTAGTGGTTGTAACAtactctgaatagtggattgtcttcattctaagaaggaagaaatcacaacgggtggactggattagcttgagggatttatcaagtgaaccaggataaaatccttgtgtgctttcctcatctcttatcttagcactttgcattctttgtttgaagagatttgttaaaatctcaagtgggaaaagttttatattgaaaacgctattcaaaccccccttctatcgtttttcataccttcaattggtatcagagcgcaagttctgattaccacacctaacagtgttaagtgatccgggccggtgtgaaaaactaagaTGGCTACCACCAATGATGTGCAAAAGGATttttacagtgcaaagcctcctgtCTTTGATGGACAaagatttgagtactggaaagatagaatcgaaagcttCTTCTCTGGGTTTCAATGCAGATCTTTGAGATATCATAGTGGATGGCTACACGCGTCCAGTTGATGATGATGGGAAGAAGATCTCCAGAGAAAACATGACATGTGAGTAGAAGAAGCTGTACTCGttacatcacaaagcaagaaccCTTCTTCTCAacgctatctcttatgaagaatacCAGAAAATCAccgatcgtgagtatgctaagtctatctttgattccttgaagatgacacatgaaggaaacaaaaggGTGAAAGAGACGAAGGCATTGTCTCTAATTAggaaatatgaatcctttcaAATGAAACCTGatgaatccattgaggatatgttttccagattcctgttgattattgctggaataagacccctcaacaaaagctacaccacaGCTAATCATGttatgaggatccttagaggtcttccagCAAGCTGGGTGcccttgataacttccttgaCGTTTTCAAGAGACATTGAACAGTTGggtctggaagaactcataagcatgctGAAGTGTCATGAGATAGATCGTGCTGAACATCAGAAGCACAAGaagaagtccatagccttgaaatccaaatctgaaaaggctaaagctcttcaagctgctGCAGAAGAGTCTGAATAAACCTCTGAAGACTCTGACgaagatgagctaaccttgatctctagaaagctcaaccgcatctggaagcacatgcagggcaagtacagaggctcagcaaaggccaaaggaaagcatgaatcttcatctggtcagaagaagtcttcatcaaggGAAGTCACTTGCTacgaatgcaaagaatcagaacactacaaaagtgattgtccaaagctgaaaaaggacaagaagccaaagaagcatttcaaagctaagaaaggtctgatggtgacttttgatgaataaGAGTCAGACGAAGCTGattctgatggagaagttgttgaaggactcatggctattgtcaagaacaaagaagcagagCCAGAAGATGCAACAAACTCTGAacctgcatcagaggaagatttaaactctgatgatgaaaatgaggtattcgcttctttctcaacctctgaacttaaagattCTTTGTatgatattatggataaatataactctcttttgactaagcataaaaagttgaaaaaggatttctatGCTGTCTAAAACatctactgaacatgagaaaattatttctgatttgaaagaaagtaatcatgctttagtaaactctaactctgtgctcaaaaatcagattgttaagttagataaagttgttgcttgtgatgcctctgatagtaagaatgaatctcaatatgaaaaatcttttcaaagattcctggctaaaagcgtagacagaagcttaatggcttcaatgatctatggcataagcagaaatggaatgtatgacattggctattctagacccagtagaaatgagcctcctatgcctaaggcaaaatctttatatgaacattttgtaccctctggtactatattgcctgaaccattacctgttaaagttgctaaaccccctctcaaaaagggaaccttcaCTATGACTAATTATCATGCTCAGATTCCTCtgaaatatcatgttgagatacccaaggttgtcagaacgtctgaggtaactaacaagaaaggacccaaaaagttggtacctaaggataagattatctatgttgcaaatatccttgatcgctccactgaaacaccaatcatggtatctggacagtgcaTGCTCtcgacacatgacgggagaaaggcgtatgttccaagagctaaaacttaagcctggaggcgaagttggttttggtggcaacgagaagggtaaaattgttggttctggtactattggtattgataatagtccatgcattgataatgttctgttggtagatggtttaactcacaacttattgtcaataagtcaattagctgacaagggttatgatgttatttttaatcaaaagtcttgcagggctgtaagtcagatcgatggctctgttctgtttaaaaGCAAGAGGCGGAACAACACTTAAAAGATCAGATTGTCTGAGTTGGAAAATCAtaaagtaaagtgccttctttctgttaatgaggagcaatgggtatgtcATAGatggttagggcatgccagtatgagaaagatttcttagctgagtaagcttgaccttgtcaggggcttacccactctgaagttttcTTCAAATCCTCTTTGTGAAgtatgtcagaaaggaaaatttactAAAGTCCcgttcaaggcaaagaatgttgtttccacctcaaggccgttggaacttctatATATTGACCTATTTGGACCGGTGAAAaatgagtctataggtggcaagagataggGGATgatcattgttgacgactatagccgctggacatgggtaaaattcttgtcccgcaaggatgagtctcattctgtgttctctacctttgttgcccaagtgcaaaacgagaagggttgcaggattgtgcgtgtcataagtgatcatggtggagagtttgagaatgacaagtttgagagtctgtttgattcctatgggatatcacatgatttctcttgtcctagaactccttaACAAagcggtgttgttgagaggaagaatagaactcttcaagagatggctagaaccatgattcatgaaactgacatggcaaagcacttctgggcagaggcagtaaacacaacatgttacattaaGAACAGAAATCTATCAGACCAATTATGattaagactccttatgaattgtggaagaatataaagcccaacatttcttatttccatccttttggttgtgtttgctatgttctgaatactaaggatatatttcataaatttgattctaaatcttctaaatgtctattacttggttactctgatcgttctaaaggtttcagaatttataatactgatgctaaaactattgaggaatctattcattttagatttgatgataagcttgactctgaccagtcaaagctagctgataaGTTTCCAGATATGAGCATAattgtttctgataaaggcaaagctccagagcaagctgagccagaggcagatgatccagaggaagctggtccctctgattcacaacttcagaagaagagtagaatCATTGCCTCTCAtcctaaggagttgattctggggATCAAAGATGAACTAGTCAGAACCAGATatgcattcagaccctctgaagagactctactaAGTTTGAAAGGATTAGTGTCTCTAATTGAGCCAAAGTCTGTTGATGAGGCACTttaagacaaggactggattctggctatgcaagaagagctgaatcaattctccaagaatgatgtctggAATCTTGTCCAGAAACCCCAAGGtgttcacatcattggaaccaaatgggtctaCAGAAACAAGCTCAAGGAGAAAGGataagtagtcagaaacaaagcaaggctagttgctcaaggctacagtcatcAAGAAGGGATAGATTATACTAAAACGTTTGCTCAAgaagcaagattggaagctatcagactgctgatctcattctcagtgaattaCAAcgtaattcttcatcagatggatgttaaaactgcttttctgaatggatatatttatgaagaagtatatgtgcaccaacctcctggttttgaagatgagaagaaccctgaccatgtcttcaagttgaagaaatatctctatggtctgaagcaagctcccagagcatggtatgagagactaagctcattccttatggaaaatgagtttataaggggtaaagtagatacaactctcttttgtaaaacttacaaagatgatatcttaattgtgcaaatgtatgttgat
This is a stretch of genomic DNA from Lotus japonicus ecotype B-129 chromosome 1, LjGifu_v1.2. It encodes these proteins:
- the LOC130731960 gene encoding membrane-anchored ubiquitin-fold protein 2-like, which encodes MAESQDQLEIKFRLSDGSDIGPKSFAAATRIAALKESILAQWPKDKEYGPKTVKDVKLINAGKILENNRTVGECQSPLCNPPGGAMALYYYVLLH